The proteins below are encoded in one region of Mangifera indica cultivar Alphonso chromosome 7, CATAS_Mindica_2.1, whole genome shotgun sequence:
- the LOC123220181 gene encoding protein GAMETE EXPRESSED 2-like isoform X1 codes for MALQVHFLLLISLFTLPFSTSAVPLFAFSWLDDKNKFLAGDKAAVRIIVLGNFDSQGNASLEKSSFKPSLIINEKVGNSCYISGVVLETSGDTSNWRIIFTPILVGLFNLLVLDEPFKVLDSSLHFYVDPGQMHPSVSVVSWMGGVNEFEAGTKATLLILPKDAFGNNVSSTSKEPSSFNFIVSVCQANGSFINMPNVTNVGWNEAGYIVLEFIASIAGDLSLRMEGGNQTLNGSPLPFKVNPGALDISSCEAKLKYEVSAWQIFSKMEVFIHQHDQYRNLVPGLYAFDADIVEKETNLSIPVVDFHFEEVVPGIQLLSFTIQESGNFLLTISDMKHSISISNMPFAYSVFVGYCDGLSSVVNGSGLNGSIAGEIAVFSVYLNDNFQFPSPVEIEMLKVQIIRENDSYQIRPSILPTQIVNGSGSTEKLSNGSIDQLEIALAPSIDQTNTSSENSKVLASAFDVTYIPERSGTYNTLVLCGNIFLNGGYPFRMEVKAGDVNMSLSGVVKFSPKVPMLITHEVVVQLLDSISNPVLSQQSRLKLEITSINNSGFSSWMFVDNNDGSYSVRYLAMEVGTYKMCVSLDGRCFSPFQVHVYSSQYFPKAYDDIVSVWEDESIAFDALANDYYAGDQANLVEFSNPGFGSLLHFGQIFRYTPYKDYIGNDSFSYTISDVNGNLATAAVNISVLSIPPQFVSFPTQLLATEDLMSPRIGGFTGLGIRYSELKENISVTLSAKSGTVFLSSLLMQFWQPSMWSGLSVRNGNETVKDLILEGSIDVINFTLQSIQYLGNENFYGEDTIRISARNRNGKNDLDIPISVEPVNDPPFIQVPEYIVLNATGDESLIFNRERDKFNFSIGDPDMQKYPGGPSRFVVAFSMEVSDGLLLSSLPAELISVTEVKLKDSYLWQPVQTYVTISKHFMVQASGIRFQASINDCNTVMQQLFYHGQEHNTLLTLKVNDMGRYGCYPDYAEKFFVPLSAEANVTLIRKRPMSSLAAHTLGSAIIIEFIMVLSLGVVLLLFTCKCAILLVNERRHGDAKNSKLSRMQSSNTQTASRTKLLLHAHSFEASADQCIGSGQLKEAD; via the exons ATGGCACTCCAGGTCCATTTTCTCTTACTCATTTCTCTCTTCACTCTCCCCTTCTCAACCTCTGCAG TGCCGTTATTCGCTTTCAGTTGGTTGGACGACAAGAACAAATTTCTAGCAGGCGATAAAGCAGCCGTAAGGATCATAGTGCTAGGAAATTTTGACAGCCAAGGAAATGCTTCACTTGAAAAAAGTTCTTTCAAGCCTTCACTCATAATAAACGAgaaggtgggaaatagttgttacATTTCTGGGGTTGTGCTAGAGACCAGTGGAGACACTAGCAATTGGAGAATTATATTCACGCCAATCCTGGTtggtttgtttaatttgttagtCCTTGATGAACCTTTCAAAGTATTGGACTCCTCTCTTCATTTCTATGTTGATCCAG GGCAAATGCATCCATCTGTCTCTGTTGTTTCATGGATGGGTGGTGTGAATGAGTTTGAAGCGGGGACAAAAGCTACCCTTTTGATTCTTCCTAAAGATGCATTTGGAAATAATGTTTCTTCGACAAGCAAAGAACCAAGTTCTTTTAATTTCATAGTGTCTGTATGTCAGGCAAATGGTTCCTTTATTAACATGCCAAATGTTACTAACGTGGGTTGGAATGAAGCTGGTTACATCGTCTTAGAGTTTATTGCTAGTATAGCCGGGGACCTTTCATTGCGCATGGAAGGGGGAAATCAAACATTGAATGGCTCTCCACTACCATTCAAGGTCAATCCAG GAGCACTGGACATTTCCAGTTGTGAGGCCAAATTGAAATATGAAGTGTCTGCCTGGCAGATTTTTTCCAAGATGGAAGTATTTATACACCAGCATGATCAATATAGGAACCTTGTTCCAGGATTGTATGCATTTGATGCTGATATTGTTGAGAAAGAGACAAATTTGTCTATACCAGTTGTAGATTTTCACTTTGAAGAAGTGGTTCCAGGAATTCAGTTGCTTTCTTTTACCATACAGGAATCTGGAAACTTCTTGCTCACAATATCTGATATGAAGCATAGTATAAGCATCTCCAACATGCCTTTTGCTTATTCTGTCTTTGTAG GATATTGTGATGGATTAAGCAGTGTTGTCAACGGCTCTGGTTTAAATGGTTCCATTGCTGGGGAAATTGCAGTCTTCTCAGTTTATTtgaatgacaattttcaattcCCATCTCCGGTTGAAATAGAAATGCTTAAAGTACAAATTATAAGGGAAAACGACTCTTATCAAATACGGCCAAGTATATTACCCACACAGATTGTAAATG GGAGTGGATCTACTGAAAAGCTGAGTAATGGTTCTATTGATCAGTTAGAAATTGCTCTGGCACCCTCTATTGATCAGACTAACACT TCTTCAGAGAACTCAAAAGTTCTGGCCAGTGCTTTTGATGTTACTTATATTCCTGAAAGGAGTGGTACTTATAATACTCTGGTACTCTgtggaaatatttttttaaatggtggTTATCCATTCAGAATGGAAGTCAAAGCAG GAGATGTGAATATGTCACTCTCGGGAGTTGTGAAGTTTAGTCCTAAGGTGCCAATGCTGATTACACATGAGGTAGTGGTCCAGCTACTGGATTCAATTTCCAATCCTGTCTTGTCACAACAGTCGAGGCTGAAACTGGAGATTACTTCAATAAACAATTCTGGCTTTTCAAGTTGGATGTTCGTGGATAACAATGATGGTTCATACAGCGTTCGATATCTGGCTATGGAAGTAGGTACCTACAAGATGTGTGTTTCGTTGGATGGCAGATGTTTCTCACCTTTCCAGGTTCATGTGTACAGCA GTCAATATTTTCCTAAAGCATATGATGATATAGTGTCTGTTTGGGAGGATGAGTCGATTGCTTTTGATGCTTTGGCTAATGACTACTATGCCGGGGATCAGGCAAACCTTGTTGAATTCTCCAAC CCTGGTTTTGGTTCACTTCTACATTTTGGGCAGATCTTCAGATATACCCCTTACAAAGATTATATTGGGAATGATTCTTTTTCATACACAATATCTGATGTCAATGGTAACCTTGCCACTGCTGCTGTCAACATTTCTGTTCTCAGTATCCCACCACAGTTTGTTTCCTTTCCTACTCAATTGCTAGCAACTGAAGACTTGATGAGTCCCAGGATCGG TGGTTTCACTGGGTTAGGGATTAGATATTCAGAATTGAAGGAGAACATTTCTGTCACTCTCAGTGCAAAGTCTGGGACTGTATTCTTGTCTTCTTTGCTAATGCAGTTTTGGCAACCATCAATGTGGAGTGGACTTTCTGTAAGGAATGGCAATGAAACCGTGAAGGATTTGATCTTAGAAGGCAGTATAGATGTCATCAATTTTACCCTTCAGTCAATCCAATATCTTGG AAATGAAAACTTTTATGGGGAGGATACCATTCGAATATCTGCCAGAAACAGAAACGGGAAAAATGATTTGGATATTCCAATTTCTGTGGAGCCTGTTAATGATCCTCCATTCATTCAAGTCCCCGAATACATTGTTCTAAATGCTACTGGAGATGAGTCACTGATATTCAACAGAGAAAGAGACAAGTTCAATTTCAGCATTGGGGATCCAGATATGCAAAAGTATCCAG GCGGTCCATCTCGCTTCGTGGTGGCATTTTCCATGGAAGTTAGTGATGGATTATTGCTATCCAGTCTACCAGCTGAGCTCATCAGTGTAACTGAAGTGAAGCTAAAGGACAGTTATCTATGGCAACCCGTTCAGACCTATGTCACcatttcaaaacattttatggTCCAAGCCAGTGGAATTAGATTTCAGGCATCAATAAATGACTGCAACACTGTAATGCAACAGCTCTTTTATCAT GGTCAGGAACATAACACCCTTTTGACACTGAAAGTGAACGACATGGGGCGTTATGGTTGTTATCCAGACTACGCTGAAAAGTTCTTTGTGCCTCTATCTGCAGAGGCTAATGTAACTTTGATCAGAAAAAGGCCAATGAGTTCATTGGCAGCTCATA CCTTAGGATCAGCTATAATCATTGAATTCATTATGGTGCTTTCTCTTGGAGTTGTACTTCTTCTCTTCACTTGCAAATGTGCAATTCTTCTGGTGAATGAGAGAAGACATGGTGATGCCAAAAACTCAAAGCTTTCCAGGATGCAGAGTTCGAATACACAAACTGCT TCAAGAACAAAGCTACTGCTTCATGCTCATTCCTTTGAAGCTTCTGCTGATCAATGCATAGGCTCTGGCCAGTTGAAGGAAGCAGACTGA
- the LOC123220181 gene encoding protein GAMETE EXPRESSED 2-like isoform X3, whose product MALQVHFLLLISLFTLPFSTSAVPLFAFSWLDDKNKFLAGDKAAVRIIVLGNFDSQGNASLEKSSFKPSLIINEKVGNSCYISGVVLETSGDTSNWRIIFTPILVGLFNLLVLDEPFKVLDSSLHFYVDPGQMHPSVSVVSWMGGVNEFEAGTKATLLILPKDAFGNNVSSTSKEPSSFNFIVSVCQANGSFINMPNVTNVGWNEAGYIVLEFIASIAGDLSLRMEGGNQTLNGSPLPFKVNPGALDISSCEAKLKYEVSAWQIFSKMEVFIHQHDQYRNLVPGLYAFDADIVEKETNLSIPVVDFHFEEVVPGIQLLSFTIQESGNFLLTISDMKHSISISNMPFAYSVFVGYCDGLSSVVNGSGLNGSIAGEIAVFSVYLNDNFQFPSPVEIEMLKVQIIRENDSYQIRPSILPTQIVNGSGSTEKLSNGSIDQLEIALAPSIDQTNTSSENSKVLASAFDVTYIPERSGTYNTLVLCGNIFLNGGYPFRMEVKAGDVNMSLSGVVKFSPKVPMLITHEVVVQLLDSISNPVLSQQSRLKLEITSINNSGFSSWMFVDNNDGSYSVRYLAMEVGTYKMCVSLDGRCFSPFQVHVYSSQYFPKAYDDIVSVWEDESIAFDALANDYYAGDQANLVEFSNPGFGSLLHFGQIFRYTPYKDYIGNDSFSYTISDVNGNLATAAVNISVLSIPPQFVSFPTQLLATEDLMSPRIGGFTGLGIRYSELKENISVTLSAKSGTVFLSSLLMQFWQPSMWSGLSVRNGNETVKDLILEGSIDVINFTLQSIQYLGNENFYGEDTIRISARNRNGKNDLDIPISVEPVNDPPFIQVPEYIVLNATGDESLIFNRERDKFNFSIGDPDMQKYPGGPSRFVVAFSMEVSDGLLLSSLPAELISVTEVKLKDSYLWQPVQTYVTISKHFMVQASGIRFQASINDCNTVMQQLFYHGQEHNTLLTLKVNDMGRYGCYPDYAEKFFVPLSAEANVTLIRKRPMSSLAAHTLGSAIIIEFIMVLSLGVVLLLFTCKCAILLVNERRHGDAKNSKLSRMQSSNTQTAALAS is encoded by the exons ATGGCACTCCAGGTCCATTTTCTCTTACTCATTTCTCTCTTCACTCTCCCCTTCTCAACCTCTGCAG TGCCGTTATTCGCTTTCAGTTGGTTGGACGACAAGAACAAATTTCTAGCAGGCGATAAAGCAGCCGTAAGGATCATAGTGCTAGGAAATTTTGACAGCCAAGGAAATGCTTCACTTGAAAAAAGTTCTTTCAAGCCTTCACTCATAATAAACGAgaaggtgggaaatagttgttacATTTCTGGGGTTGTGCTAGAGACCAGTGGAGACACTAGCAATTGGAGAATTATATTCACGCCAATCCTGGTtggtttgtttaatttgttagtCCTTGATGAACCTTTCAAAGTATTGGACTCCTCTCTTCATTTCTATGTTGATCCAG GGCAAATGCATCCATCTGTCTCTGTTGTTTCATGGATGGGTGGTGTGAATGAGTTTGAAGCGGGGACAAAAGCTACCCTTTTGATTCTTCCTAAAGATGCATTTGGAAATAATGTTTCTTCGACAAGCAAAGAACCAAGTTCTTTTAATTTCATAGTGTCTGTATGTCAGGCAAATGGTTCCTTTATTAACATGCCAAATGTTACTAACGTGGGTTGGAATGAAGCTGGTTACATCGTCTTAGAGTTTATTGCTAGTATAGCCGGGGACCTTTCATTGCGCATGGAAGGGGGAAATCAAACATTGAATGGCTCTCCACTACCATTCAAGGTCAATCCAG GAGCACTGGACATTTCCAGTTGTGAGGCCAAATTGAAATATGAAGTGTCTGCCTGGCAGATTTTTTCCAAGATGGAAGTATTTATACACCAGCATGATCAATATAGGAACCTTGTTCCAGGATTGTATGCATTTGATGCTGATATTGTTGAGAAAGAGACAAATTTGTCTATACCAGTTGTAGATTTTCACTTTGAAGAAGTGGTTCCAGGAATTCAGTTGCTTTCTTTTACCATACAGGAATCTGGAAACTTCTTGCTCACAATATCTGATATGAAGCATAGTATAAGCATCTCCAACATGCCTTTTGCTTATTCTGTCTTTGTAG GATATTGTGATGGATTAAGCAGTGTTGTCAACGGCTCTGGTTTAAATGGTTCCATTGCTGGGGAAATTGCAGTCTTCTCAGTTTATTtgaatgacaattttcaattcCCATCTCCGGTTGAAATAGAAATGCTTAAAGTACAAATTATAAGGGAAAACGACTCTTATCAAATACGGCCAAGTATATTACCCACACAGATTGTAAATG GGAGTGGATCTACTGAAAAGCTGAGTAATGGTTCTATTGATCAGTTAGAAATTGCTCTGGCACCCTCTATTGATCAGACTAACACT TCTTCAGAGAACTCAAAAGTTCTGGCCAGTGCTTTTGATGTTACTTATATTCCTGAAAGGAGTGGTACTTATAATACTCTGGTACTCTgtggaaatatttttttaaatggtggTTATCCATTCAGAATGGAAGTCAAAGCAG GAGATGTGAATATGTCACTCTCGGGAGTTGTGAAGTTTAGTCCTAAGGTGCCAATGCTGATTACACATGAGGTAGTGGTCCAGCTACTGGATTCAATTTCCAATCCTGTCTTGTCACAACAGTCGAGGCTGAAACTGGAGATTACTTCAATAAACAATTCTGGCTTTTCAAGTTGGATGTTCGTGGATAACAATGATGGTTCATACAGCGTTCGATATCTGGCTATGGAAGTAGGTACCTACAAGATGTGTGTTTCGTTGGATGGCAGATGTTTCTCACCTTTCCAGGTTCATGTGTACAGCA GTCAATATTTTCCTAAAGCATATGATGATATAGTGTCTGTTTGGGAGGATGAGTCGATTGCTTTTGATGCTTTGGCTAATGACTACTATGCCGGGGATCAGGCAAACCTTGTTGAATTCTCCAAC CCTGGTTTTGGTTCACTTCTACATTTTGGGCAGATCTTCAGATATACCCCTTACAAAGATTATATTGGGAATGATTCTTTTTCATACACAATATCTGATGTCAATGGTAACCTTGCCACTGCTGCTGTCAACATTTCTGTTCTCAGTATCCCACCACAGTTTGTTTCCTTTCCTACTCAATTGCTAGCAACTGAAGACTTGATGAGTCCCAGGATCGG TGGTTTCACTGGGTTAGGGATTAGATATTCAGAATTGAAGGAGAACATTTCTGTCACTCTCAGTGCAAAGTCTGGGACTGTATTCTTGTCTTCTTTGCTAATGCAGTTTTGGCAACCATCAATGTGGAGTGGACTTTCTGTAAGGAATGGCAATGAAACCGTGAAGGATTTGATCTTAGAAGGCAGTATAGATGTCATCAATTTTACCCTTCAGTCAATCCAATATCTTGG AAATGAAAACTTTTATGGGGAGGATACCATTCGAATATCTGCCAGAAACAGAAACGGGAAAAATGATTTGGATATTCCAATTTCTGTGGAGCCTGTTAATGATCCTCCATTCATTCAAGTCCCCGAATACATTGTTCTAAATGCTACTGGAGATGAGTCACTGATATTCAACAGAGAAAGAGACAAGTTCAATTTCAGCATTGGGGATCCAGATATGCAAAAGTATCCAG GCGGTCCATCTCGCTTCGTGGTGGCATTTTCCATGGAAGTTAGTGATGGATTATTGCTATCCAGTCTACCAGCTGAGCTCATCAGTGTAACTGAAGTGAAGCTAAAGGACAGTTATCTATGGCAACCCGTTCAGACCTATGTCACcatttcaaaacattttatggTCCAAGCCAGTGGAATTAGATTTCAGGCATCAATAAATGACTGCAACACTGTAATGCAACAGCTCTTTTATCAT GGTCAGGAACATAACACCCTTTTGACACTGAAAGTGAACGACATGGGGCGTTATGGTTGTTATCCAGACTACGCTGAAAAGTTCTTTGTGCCTCTATCTGCAGAGGCTAATGTAACTTTGATCAGAAAAAGGCCAATGAGTTCATTGGCAGCTCATA CCTTAGGATCAGCTATAATCATTGAATTCATTATGGTGCTTTCTCTTGGAGTTGTACTTCTTCTCTTCACTTGCAAATGTGCAATTCTTCTGGTGAATGAGAGAAGACATGGTGATGCCAAAAACTCAAAGCTTTCCAGGATGCAGAGTTCGAATACACAAACTGCT GCTCTGGCCAGTTGA
- the LOC123220181 gene encoding protein GAMETE EXPRESSED 2-like isoform X2, whose amino-acid sequence MLFEGDKVYMFIAVPLFAFSWLDDKNKFLAGDKAAVRIIVLGNFDSQGNASLEKSSFKPSLIINEKVGNSCYISGVVLETSGDTSNWRIIFTPILVGLFNLLVLDEPFKVLDSSLHFYVDPGQMHPSVSVVSWMGGVNEFEAGTKATLLILPKDAFGNNVSSTSKEPSSFNFIVSVCQANGSFINMPNVTNVGWNEAGYIVLEFIASIAGDLSLRMEGGNQTLNGSPLPFKVNPGALDISSCEAKLKYEVSAWQIFSKMEVFIHQHDQYRNLVPGLYAFDADIVEKETNLSIPVVDFHFEEVVPGIQLLSFTIQESGNFLLTISDMKHSISISNMPFAYSVFVGYCDGLSSVVNGSGLNGSIAGEIAVFSVYLNDNFQFPSPVEIEMLKVQIIRENDSYQIRPSILPTQIVNGSGSTEKLSNGSIDQLEIALAPSIDQTNTSSENSKVLASAFDVTYIPERSGTYNTLVLCGNIFLNGGYPFRMEVKAGDVNMSLSGVVKFSPKVPMLITHEVVVQLLDSISNPVLSQQSRLKLEITSINNSGFSSWMFVDNNDGSYSVRYLAMEVGTYKMCVSLDGRCFSPFQVHVYSSQYFPKAYDDIVSVWEDESIAFDALANDYYAGDQANLVEFSNPGFGSLLHFGQIFRYTPYKDYIGNDSFSYTISDVNGNLATAAVNISVLSIPPQFVSFPTQLLATEDLMSPRIGGFTGLGIRYSELKENISVTLSAKSGTVFLSSLLMQFWQPSMWSGLSVRNGNETVKDLILEGSIDVINFTLQSIQYLGNENFYGEDTIRISARNRNGKNDLDIPISVEPVNDPPFIQVPEYIVLNATGDESLIFNRERDKFNFSIGDPDMQKYPGGPSRFVVAFSMEVSDGLLLSSLPAELISVTEVKLKDSYLWQPVQTYVTISKHFMVQASGIRFQASINDCNTVMQQLFYHGQEHNTLLTLKVNDMGRYGCYPDYAEKFFVPLSAEANVTLIRKRPMSSLAAHTLGSAIIIEFIMVLSLGVVLLLFTCKCAILLVNERRHGDAKNSKLSRMQSSNTQTASRTKLLLHAHSFEASADQCIGSGQLKEAD is encoded by the exons ATGTTATTTGAAGGTGATAAGGTTTATATGTTTATTGCAGTGCCGTTATTCGCTTTCAGTTGGTTGGACGACAAGAACAAATTTCTAGCAGGCGATAAAGCAGCCGTAAGGATCATAGTGCTAGGAAATTTTGACAGCCAAGGAAATGCTTCACTTGAAAAAAGTTCTTTCAAGCCTTCACTCATAATAAACGAgaaggtgggaaatagttgttacATTTCTGGGGTTGTGCTAGAGACCAGTGGAGACACTAGCAATTGGAGAATTATATTCACGCCAATCCTGGTtggtttgtttaatttgttagtCCTTGATGAACCTTTCAAAGTATTGGACTCCTCTCTTCATTTCTATGTTGATCCAG GGCAAATGCATCCATCTGTCTCTGTTGTTTCATGGATGGGTGGTGTGAATGAGTTTGAAGCGGGGACAAAAGCTACCCTTTTGATTCTTCCTAAAGATGCATTTGGAAATAATGTTTCTTCGACAAGCAAAGAACCAAGTTCTTTTAATTTCATAGTGTCTGTATGTCAGGCAAATGGTTCCTTTATTAACATGCCAAATGTTACTAACGTGGGTTGGAATGAAGCTGGTTACATCGTCTTAGAGTTTATTGCTAGTATAGCCGGGGACCTTTCATTGCGCATGGAAGGGGGAAATCAAACATTGAATGGCTCTCCACTACCATTCAAGGTCAATCCAG GAGCACTGGACATTTCCAGTTGTGAGGCCAAATTGAAATATGAAGTGTCTGCCTGGCAGATTTTTTCCAAGATGGAAGTATTTATACACCAGCATGATCAATATAGGAACCTTGTTCCAGGATTGTATGCATTTGATGCTGATATTGTTGAGAAAGAGACAAATTTGTCTATACCAGTTGTAGATTTTCACTTTGAAGAAGTGGTTCCAGGAATTCAGTTGCTTTCTTTTACCATACAGGAATCTGGAAACTTCTTGCTCACAATATCTGATATGAAGCATAGTATAAGCATCTCCAACATGCCTTTTGCTTATTCTGTCTTTGTAG GATATTGTGATGGATTAAGCAGTGTTGTCAACGGCTCTGGTTTAAATGGTTCCATTGCTGGGGAAATTGCAGTCTTCTCAGTTTATTtgaatgacaattttcaattcCCATCTCCGGTTGAAATAGAAATGCTTAAAGTACAAATTATAAGGGAAAACGACTCTTATCAAATACGGCCAAGTATATTACCCACACAGATTGTAAATG GGAGTGGATCTACTGAAAAGCTGAGTAATGGTTCTATTGATCAGTTAGAAATTGCTCTGGCACCCTCTATTGATCAGACTAACACT TCTTCAGAGAACTCAAAAGTTCTGGCCAGTGCTTTTGATGTTACTTATATTCCTGAAAGGAGTGGTACTTATAATACTCTGGTACTCTgtggaaatatttttttaaatggtggTTATCCATTCAGAATGGAAGTCAAAGCAG GAGATGTGAATATGTCACTCTCGGGAGTTGTGAAGTTTAGTCCTAAGGTGCCAATGCTGATTACACATGAGGTAGTGGTCCAGCTACTGGATTCAATTTCCAATCCTGTCTTGTCACAACAGTCGAGGCTGAAACTGGAGATTACTTCAATAAACAATTCTGGCTTTTCAAGTTGGATGTTCGTGGATAACAATGATGGTTCATACAGCGTTCGATATCTGGCTATGGAAGTAGGTACCTACAAGATGTGTGTTTCGTTGGATGGCAGATGTTTCTCACCTTTCCAGGTTCATGTGTACAGCA GTCAATATTTTCCTAAAGCATATGATGATATAGTGTCTGTTTGGGAGGATGAGTCGATTGCTTTTGATGCTTTGGCTAATGACTACTATGCCGGGGATCAGGCAAACCTTGTTGAATTCTCCAAC CCTGGTTTTGGTTCACTTCTACATTTTGGGCAGATCTTCAGATATACCCCTTACAAAGATTATATTGGGAATGATTCTTTTTCATACACAATATCTGATGTCAATGGTAACCTTGCCACTGCTGCTGTCAACATTTCTGTTCTCAGTATCCCACCACAGTTTGTTTCCTTTCCTACTCAATTGCTAGCAACTGAAGACTTGATGAGTCCCAGGATCGG TGGTTTCACTGGGTTAGGGATTAGATATTCAGAATTGAAGGAGAACATTTCTGTCACTCTCAGTGCAAAGTCTGGGACTGTATTCTTGTCTTCTTTGCTAATGCAGTTTTGGCAACCATCAATGTGGAGTGGACTTTCTGTAAGGAATGGCAATGAAACCGTGAAGGATTTGATCTTAGAAGGCAGTATAGATGTCATCAATTTTACCCTTCAGTCAATCCAATATCTTGG AAATGAAAACTTTTATGGGGAGGATACCATTCGAATATCTGCCAGAAACAGAAACGGGAAAAATGATTTGGATATTCCAATTTCTGTGGAGCCTGTTAATGATCCTCCATTCATTCAAGTCCCCGAATACATTGTTCTAAATGCTACTGGAGATGAGTCACTGATATTCAACAGAGAAAGAGACAAGTTCAATTTCAGCATTGGGGATCCAGATATGCAAAAGTATCCAG GCGGTCCATCTCGCTTCGTGGTGGCATTTTCCATGGAAGTTAGTGATGGATTATTGCTATCCAGTCTACCAGCTGAGCTCATCAGTGTAACTGAAGTGAAGCTAAAGGACAGTTATCTATGGCAACCCGTTCAGACCTATGTCACcatttcaaaacattttatggTCCAAGCCAGTGGAATTAGATTTCAGGCATCAATAAATGACTGCAACACTGTAATGCAACAGCTCTTTTATCAT GGTCAGGAACATAACACCCTTTTGACACTGAAAGTGAACGACATGGGGCGTTATGGTTGTTATCCAGACTACGCTGAAAAGTTCTTTGTGCCTCTATCTGCAGAGGCTAATGTAACTTTGATCAGAAAAAGGCCAATGAGTTCATTGGCAGCTCATA CCTTAGGATCAGCTATAATCATTGAATTCATTATGGTGCTTTCTCTTGGAGTTGTACTTCTTCTCTTCACTTGCAAATGTGCAATTCTTCTGGTGAATGAGAGAAGACATGGTGATGCCAAAAACTCAAAGCTTTCCAGGATGCAGAGTTCGAATACACAAACTGCT TCAAGAACAAAGCTACTGCTTCATGCTCATTCCTTTGAAGCTTCTGCTGATCAATGCATAGGCTCTGGCCAGTTGAAGGAAGCAGACTGA